The sequence below is a genomic window from Dermacentor andersoni chromosome 6, qqDerAnde1_hic_scaffold, whole genome shotgun sequence.
cacatggtgcaagctacgccccagaacagtgtgaatcccttctctcagtttcttcttgaaaagctccttcttttcaagaagagcttgattttttactgtagataggggcttggcgagggagtgttccatcgtcatgcggttatgatctggcttgggcatgcgcctggttcgaagaggcagcattatgtgtgatttcaataaaccagttgctagtctgcgttcgtcctgtcttcttctacgttggtgtcttttctcaagcgcagtttaagttcacaaaaagatgccttaccaagtagcctcctaacacactcttcttaaagaaaaaaggattgcGCGTGCGTCAAATTTCGCTCTACTTTATGAAATCTACAACCAGAGTCCTTCTATTGAGGGACTGTGGTACTACTAAAGAATTTTCCCAAAGTACGCCGggagaccaagccgctgacagccgcaattgcaagtgtggtcgtggacctacgtcggcctgcattcggacctattgcggcctgcactgaggcgaagactacaccacgcacgcaagtagcgcagagcaacgtcagaacgcagagcaaatccctcctctcgtttaagtaaaaaaaaaaaaggaggggggggggttgcgcgagcgtcacatttcgctctattctatgaaatgtactgctaaagagtttgcccacaatacgctgtgaaaccatcccggcgacatccgcaaattcatgtatggtaccggttctgcgtctctgccgcattgcaacgtgcactgaggcgaagactaggccacgcacgtatgtagcacagagcaacgtcagaacgcagaacagcttactcctgtcgcttaaaaaaataagaagatgtacaaacgtcaaatttcactccacttgctgtgcaggaaagcagacaatgccaaacgtacgtcatgtagcgcatcgctgggagcgcgcacacatgactatactatagatggataaacaaacaaattatatttaacgaggatacaaacttcaaaataccccaaggaaataaattaggcacctgcgcaaaagctgctcttcgcgaaacagatagagaaaaagaaaacaaaggcccgcaaagcataaacaactgcctttttggaggcacactgcgcaacaagaaattaaaaaaagtccaAGATATAATATTGCGTTTAAACGTCATTTGCTCACGATGACAGAGAATAAACTTAATAAAACTGTTCCTCACCCTTATTGTTCCGGAACACCAGCTGCACGTTATCAGCCTCGAAGTTGTGCGCAGCGATCTGGTGCACCGAATACTTCTCCATTGTAGGCAGGGAAGTGCCACATACGTcgcatttcatcaatttcttgaCATCCACGGCCATTTTGTGAACGTTCCTGATGTGTTGCAGCATGTTCTTCCTCTGTATGAATAGTTTGCTGCAGAATTCGCAGCGACGATCGTCATCGCCGATGGCAGCTCGATCACAGACGTGCGCCATTCCGACATTGCACGCACTAGGGTGGTTGTATAATCCGGCAGCAATACAGGGAAGAAACCTCCCCAATCACGTGACACACTAGGTATTCAGTGGCTCCCTAGGGACAGTTGGAAACCAACTTAGGGAACTAACATCCGGGAACGCAGGGTCACGTGGATGCTGCCTTCTATTGTTCACCGGCCTCAGCCGGCCTGCGGGGAAACGCATGTCTTGGGTAgggtgggaagtacatggatttgtctgatcttcgtgcttgtggattcagacgttcttgtagctTTGTATATTAgcctatataaatcttattgtcgtatatttcagcgcaatctatattcttcgaagtgcagaagacgccgggaacgcgtacaattgctattaattgcaacgattgagcttgtccaggtggccaaatcgaaacgcgccaagcgtctcaaagcactggcatggcactggcatgcccacgataaattcataagggtgtttcattcgcttgtcgatacatgcgtccgtggcttaatatCAGGCTTCTAAGCTATCAGGCTTCTGTTcaaatatcaggcttctgtgctagagttcctgtgttcgaatcctgccgtagggcaattttaatgatgttcaTTTAATTGTTTATTACGGAATacgctgttgaaaatgacgagtttcaAAAGTCACAAAgttgtttgaagccaaaagggaCGAAGttaaggcaaatccatgtacttcccataattcccatgctgggacaaccgctctcgttgcagctcccgtagacactagcgccagagttccctctagtgatttttgtaggaaactctatgccatatccgacgagacgttcattaagggatcgccagtcgtttgtgcgcaggcgtcaGTAAGAgagggcgcgagagagaaaatctgggggcttttgctcctgactctgcctaggcactacggcggaggtttctttgcgcgtgttgcatgcgtttgtccacgacctactgtataaagggCGACCTGCGCATCCCGTGGTCGCCTACGGCAGCGCGGccgaagaaataccacgtgatcatTGAGTAGGGACCAAGCGTGCCGGTAGATGCCGCCAGTGCTCACCCTCACAGCAACGCCCGAAACGCTCCGGCCCTGCCTTCAGGAGTATGGCGATGACGGTAAAAATTCGCAGAGGAGCTGCAGTAAACTCGGCATTTCACATTATTGACAGGGTGCGGctagaaaaaattggaggacgcttaagcttcgccttcaacagtggaacgcgacagcgttcccgtcgacccgccaaggggtgtaagacaatgggctacggcgcagcgactacgcgccccgcatcggacgcggtgagcttCGAGCAACGCaacgttcggcgcgacaacgaaatgtgcgcctgagcaagcgacgcacgcctgagccttagaaacagctcgtttctaaggcaacaccgcgttcactagaggcgcttttgtaccgctttgaagcatcgaacaaTTATTTTACTCAGAACGTTACTTATACAAGCGAAGTGTTGAAACTGCTGAGTGATCCGCCAAATTGGCTTTCAGTGTTGGACAGCTTGGCTTCGATGAAGCCATTTTAACATGACACGTCAGTCTTAGTAACGACTAGACGTTTTAACATTCggttttatttgacaatatttgtatgtacttgccaagccggtaataaagaaaaaataactcgtggctcagtggtaacgtctccgtctcacattccggagaccctggttcgattcccacccagcccatcttgcaagttgtttttattcatgcctgctgggatttatcgctcacggccaacgccgccgacgacaccggcttttctgcgacacgagctccttaacgctgtcgcgttaaaatgcgcGTCGATACATGCGATACATGCCCCCGATATTTGGTATCTTTgctgtgcagtgcaatgaaaTCTTAAACTACTTTGAAGGCGCGGCCGCGCGGCTGCTAGGATTGAAATAGTGCAATCCCTTAGAGCTTTTTTCCCCTCATTGTCTGCTGAAATGTTGGTTAGTGCTGTGGTGCCAATATGATCTGGTGTGCACTTTCCGCGCTAGCCGAGGCCTGAGCGCGCCCGCACTTCATTCTCCCGTAGGTTTCGCTAGTCCCGAGCCGGACGCAGTGAACGCACTACGTACCGCTTTGCAGGGCCCACGCGTTCCTTTGCTGCATTCGGcacgttcactgaagtgacgtgcCGTTGAGAGCGCGGCAGAACGTGAGTAGTTTTAATTGAAGTGCATGCCACAATCGTAAAAATGTGCTGTTATTGACGTACTTATTTACGCCGCTTTACCAAATGATAACGAAAGTCTAGTTTGAAAAATTCCAAGGGCGCTTTATTGTTCCATCACACAAGTAGTAACTACACTTTAAGCACTTTTCTGGAGTTGGGCTTTCGaaacgaaaagcttcactacgctagtcaacaccgcgcttcgcgcgagccggcgtatgtcggaattggctccgtaagcgtgttcggagtcggcgcaggtggccactgtcGCGCGCTATGCGTCGTCGTTTGActttcgccgcaagcgcgtgtttatcgcggaggcctactatataaccgcttgccagagaacaggcgtgcgcattcagcacggaaggagaagagagtgatactaccgatacagagagctgtgtttatggctgtacagaaatcgcaagacaatgtgcccaacaacgatgaataaagaagattaataatcctgcataacttatggtatacaTAATTCATAAGCAATTTGCATCACTACaaaaggcacacgtatagcataaccataagcttacCAAATCTtcagcatatccataagtgaaaccgtaagcatatataaccataggctaaatcataaagcataaggtaaaccgtaagcatatcaataacttaaaccataagcatatccataagttaaaccgtaagcatatccataggctaaatcataaagcataaccataagctaaaccgtaagaataatcataggctaaatcataaagcataactataagctaaaccataagcatcaccgaaccttttcgcttcgagatatccaggcttaaccttagctaagccccagccaatttttttttttttgttcaggtttCAACCATTGGTTTCTAATATCGGTCACGGGGAACTCATGAAATGAAATTCCTCTTGATGCTCGGCCGCTTGACTTTCACAACGGTATGCAGAAGTAAACCATCGTGCATGAAGAAGCCGCAAACGCGAAAGCCGGCGCCCACGGGGCTGAGAATCACAGTGTCACTGAAATAGAATCTGGTAATCAAGATCTAGCTACACCAACAGATCACCAAGCACTCAGCTAATCGATTGTTTCGCGCGCGTGCGTTTGCGTCCTTCCGTGCTCTCCTCTCGCTGAAAATGCTTGCTGCCCGTGCGTGCGGCCACGGGATTGGGGTAGGTGGGGGTGAGCACTAGCGCCACTGTTCGCGGCGGCGGTTTGGAAAACTAAGAAAAGCcacacaagcaaaagcaaatcagcggcGCTGGCGCAGCGCCGCACGCGCAGGTCGCcccttatacagtaggtcgtgcgTTTGTCCATCGTTTGTCCCATAGAGtctctcactacattacctagagtgtggcggaaatgacgtagtaggttctcattttttttgctgcttttttattttttttgttgtatggccacgccttttgggccacaatggcggcgttgttatggttttgagcgctcacacgtgttgctctggtaggtttcgggccgtggcaaaggcgctgagtgggcgggtttgcgttagtcaccgtgtcttgttgcgctgtgttacctgcaccgtgctctgccagatgttgcgcgggcgcgcgcgctccgcgcgcgacaccacgcgcaacgcggcgtggtttcgcgaaagatgtaaacaagagaggagggtggcccaaaaggcggagcatcgccatgagcaacgccgaattccggcttcacttttgcttcacaaagagtgacgtcagggcctctccttagtttccttcctccgtgggaatgccggtatattgtggattcggattggcatcgttctcgtaggagaaagtgtctgcgttcacccggtcgacggaacgcaggcgttaggttcacccaaacgtcacgtccgggatgtcgcattcattctttgtttttcgcgTCCGTGATGTCACATCCGTCTTTGGTTTTGGCGGCAGAATGGCAAGCTCAAAGGTGAGCTACGCTCAAACAACTGGTCAAAGATGTGGATCGTTTATTTTTTGGGGCTtgtgctagcgtaagctatcgtaagtacttcacttttccattcgatgtgcctctactatgcaaagctacgctttcggctgcctgatacttcatttccaggttccttaccagcttattttccttgtgacgcatcccgcggaccgccgcaccgatcagccagtgctacagtgtactagcgccgagaacgcatattagacgacactgtttatcttaggttccttcaaacttctaagagcctttttcacaatcacttaaacgtaacattacctggttacggtgctgctacacggcagaatgtgtaaatggcagatgacccaagtgcggcatgtgcgcgcacttgtttagAGAAAATAAGGAGTATTCATCATTTATCTCGCAATGTAAACGCACATTCCTGACACATGGTTCAGGTCTGCCGTCCGCCGACTAAGGGCGGTAGTGAATGAAGTCGCTAAATGAGTGCTTTGCGGCGTCATTAAACGCGCGGGAAACAGCGTTTGTTTACATAGTAATATGAGCCTTTACATAGCAATATCGCTGCGCTGTCAACAGCCATTCTCTAGtaacctttctccgcagcgtaacgcTCGAGTGCTCTATGCAGATGTGACAAAGGTTGTGTGTGCGGTCGGTATTTGTGATTTTCTAGAAAGAAGCTTCATTACAAAGTGCATGATCGGGCTGCGTGGTCGTCCATTCTACTAGAGCGGGACAATCAATAAACGATACAAGCATGGACATACACATGCTGTTGCCAAATAACCCTTAAGGTGGGTCCATTTAATACTGGTGATTTAATCGTGGATGAAGGCTGGGATGTTCTCTTTATGCGCTTGCTTCAAAGTAGGATAAATCGTAACTTGGCCAACAAATTTTACTAGTGTTATAAGGTTTTGTGAGAAAGGGTGTTGTGTATGGCTTTGTAACGAGTCATTGTCTCCCATCGCACGTGTATATCCCGGCTGGAAGTTATGTTCATGTGCTCAAGAGTGCTTCAGGAACCCTATTACAGCCACTTGTGAATTCTGGTCCTATGTAagcattaaggggttttagcactcATCTTAGTGATCACCTTAGACGTTAAttctatagtgtatattgttaactgacaataagctgggtctggtaagttttacatcttgacactaagaacctgtggcatgatgagtttgcgcaaaagaacagtgcaggtgccatcatatatacattcattgtcattcacgcacactattggagggactccaatctacattaagtacagtgcaatcggcgccagtaccagtggtcgctcaatgtgtggtttggaatttacgccagtgcaataatcagtaccatcttcaatcacgcactgactggacagcgttatgtgaacgaaatccttgaaggagtggttgatgagtttctcagtaaagtcccgctgtcacatcttccacttctgctgtatcagcaagatgggccacctgcatgcagcagcagccgagcacgaaactggttgggtgctacttttcaaatagattggaaggcacgagcctgtaaagaggccggctaggtcacctgacctctccgttaagtttctttctttggggttatgtgaaagattgtgccgGACGTCAGCTTAGACGGACGTCACATTAGTTCAaggtaaggataacggatgtctgccatagaattccggcatcggtcatcaagaaagccactaaaggtgtgataaaatagacagtactgcgtagctgcaaaaggagacctatttgaacacgtcctctaggctgatgttcaacgcagcttacgaattaatagatagtaagagcacacagttttttttttgtctgtgtgtgtgtgtgtgccgacattctgattgccagttcggctcatagaagtggtatatttaatttcgtgaacgcattggttttgccttttctctacaagttggtcgctttccagtgtgtttatttcgcttttatttgttgacacgaacctgtttttgcagcacgtgtacactttcatgaaaaataaaacgctcactttatattggctttggtccgaagcaagtttctggtgcgaaatataacttcgcccgcactctttcgatgcggtgcgagcaaagtctggattttgaaacattctgtgcctattacattgctcttcacatttcgtgtgtggtcagagctgcactttggctgcgttatcaaggtgcttttgttatcatttatcagtcggccttgagagagggataagtgtgacgtagagagaaaggagaagctgcgaaacctgctgttggggctccttccgtaccattatcaaggtggtgcgctgtctcttcgggtttgcgataggcaatgcagttactttcaatcagcttatttgagggcactgctttatgatgcgggtgagagttcactcacatggtatttttcatagttcgtgaggttattttccagtcggtaaaattgtacgcaattagtatgtcgctgaaaacactgcagttagatgtcattttgggatgccaacaaatgcctcattgacactttgaaaattatgagagtacttctcgagttagataattgtaattaccaaattaaatctcagtaacgaaagaattactggctactactccactttactggaaacaatatgcactaggttttcttcaagtaacggaactttttttttttttttttttaaatcttagtgcatgatagctgtggaacactctctctcttcatccctataccccgttttccagtgcagggtagaaaaacggacatgcgtctggttaacctctctgcctttcctctcttctatttctctctctctataattcactcagtaaccataatgaggccaagccagattcactcgaaatcagaatcgacagcagtcatgtgcggcagcacttatgctcggactagcagaaaaaaaaaagaggctgcagttttgcagaaaggcgaagcagtgttagtgatagccaagtatgcgacaattacacgaaggaagattacaccagcaaggggactcaggctgtgaaattgaactgtctcctactatgaggtcttgtatatacttagcgccgttacttcagtgctcaagtcttcgaggtcaaacgaagtttcttgaagtgcaagaaatatatatatatatatatatatatatatatatgtatcgtaaggaaccgctttattccagccaagctcggactactacctcgaggattaaactgtgctgctagtgatgatatatgcagatgaaaaagatgtgcagatgatgaagttgaaagtcaggcatgtgttgtgcccatgctaattctctctcgctgtggaagcggccgcctggctgcgcgtaagtactataaaatgcgtcaagtaTTTGGTTTTAAGCGGGAGACATGCACATTGACATGGTAATTGACAGGTGATGTCTGCTCAACGACCGCGGAAAGTCGAATAAAACaccagaaattttttgcataagccaggaacgcacacaggagtccaaagaacttcgtcaccaggagaaacagtcacagcacagtgggtcgagtcgtaacgaaacttgcgagcgtcctgggagacgcctgtgttaagcggggcgaggcgactgcactccgcgaggcgagacacaaactgttccaagaaaggaactgatgggggtacaggagtcgaaaggaatGATACATCAAGAATGAAACTTGGTGAACAGCCATAGATGAAGAAAGAATGTTAAAAGCCAGTAGTACGTTGCGTAGCCatgttataggcgaatgtcatgaacggcaggattgcatccccGTTCGTGTGGCCAGGGcggatgtacatcgcaatcatgtcagagagggtatggtgaaaacactccgtcaagctgttggtctgcgga
It includes:
- the LOC126521682 gene encoding uncharacterized protein, whose product is MAHVCDRAAIGDDDRRCEFCSKLFIQRKNMLQHIRNVHKMAVDVKKLMKCDVCGTSLPTMEKYSVHQIAAHNFEADNVQLVFRNNKEFHEWKAEEEGSQNCWFILPRDPKKLASGETRIHYYCNRSGEARKKEGHSDRREKSQGSCRSDLVL